One genomic region from Esox lucius isolate fEsoLuc1 chromosome 24, fEsoLuc1.pri, whole genome shotgun sequence encodes:
- the LOC105009745 gene encoding butyrophilin subfamily 1 member A1-like isoform X2, whose translation MEDYQLPVICLLTLLSVCSAQYDVQVLGQSEPILGIVGDDVILPFSLRTTIGTVSAVGESVEWQRPDLKPKEVHFYRSQEDYNEDQNNNFKGRTSLFKEEMKNGNISLKLSGVKLSDAGNYTCFVPTLRGSFQKDSVQLIVASKPRVTIVGVDPMGVILECEAGGLIYKPETTWLDSDGNILPGGSTETGTDSDGRHSVRGHVTIQKTDNNMFTCRVQQQQINHKMETEINVTDRMFPEPCQSWLSGFLIGGLIGGLIGGLVLLIVVVVVLCILKSKGLLHWGRGVLNRNPQQNGNPLL comes from the exons ATGGAGGATTATCAGCTGCCAGTGATCTGTCTCCtgactctcctctctgtctgcagtGCGCAGTATGATG TCCAGGTTCTTGGCCAGTCAGAACCAATTTTAGGCATCGTaggtgatgatgtcatcctccctttttctctgaGAACCACCATCGGAACCGTCAGCGCTGTTGGTGAATCAGTGGAGTGGCAGAGACCTGACCTCAAACCTAAAGAGGTGCATTTCTACCGTAGCCAAGAAGACTATAATGAAGACCAGAATAACAACTTCAAAGGAAGGACGTCGCTGTTTAAAGAAGAAATGAAGAACGGGAACATCTCCTTAAAACTGTCCGGAGTGAAACTCTCTGATGCTGGAAACTACACCTGCTTTGTTCCAACACTAAGAGGTTCTTTTCAGAAAGACTCTGTTCAACTCATTGTTG CATCTAAACCACGGGTCACTATTGTGGGTGTTGATCCCATGGGTGTCATCCTGGAGTGTGAGGCTGGAGGGTTGATCTACAAACCCGAGACGACCTGGCTGGACAGTGATGGAAACATCCTCCCTGGTGGATctacagagacagggacagactcAGATGGTCGCCACAGTGTGAGAGGACATGTGACCATCCAGAAGACTGACAACAACATGTTCACCTGTAGAGTTCAACAGCAGCAGATCAACCACAAGATGGAGACAGAAATTAATGTCAcag ATCGAATGTTTCCTGAGCCATGCCAGTCCTGGTTGTCTGGGTTTCTGATCGGTGGTCTGATCGGTGGTCTGATCGGTGGTCTTGTTTTATTGATTGTTGTAGTTGTAGTTCTCTGCATCCTGAAGAGTAAAGGTCTACTGCACTGGGGAAGAG GAGTATTAAACAGGAATCCACAGCAGAATGGGAATCCACTGTTGTGA
- the LOC105009745 gene encoding butyrophilin-like protein 10 isoform X1, translated as MEDYQLPVICLLTLLSVCSAQYDVQVLGQSEPILGIVGDDVILPFSLRTTIGTVSAVGESVEWQRPDLKPKEVHFYRSQEDYNEDQNNNFKGRTSLFKEEMKNGNISLKLSGVKLSDAGNYTCFVPTLRGSFQKDSVQLIVGAASKPRVTIVGVDPMGVILECEAGGLIYKPETTWLDSDGNILPGGSTETGTDSDGRHSVRGHVTIQKTDNNMFTCRVQQQQINHKMETEINVTDRMFPEPCQSWLSGFLIGGLIGGLIGGLVLLIVVVVVLCILKSKGLLHWGRGVLNRNPQQNGNPLL; from the exons ATGGAGGATTATCAGCTGCCAGTGATCTGTCTCCtgactctcctctctgtctgcagtGCGCAGTATGATG TCCAGGTTCTTGGCCAGTCAGAACCAATTTTAGGCATCGTaggtgatgatgtcatcctccctttttctctgaGAACCACCATCGGAACCGTCAGCGCTGTTGGTGAATCAGTGGAGTGGCAGAGACCTGACCTCAAACCTAAAGAGGTGCATTTCTACCGTAGCCAAGAAGACTATAATGAAGACCAGAATAACAACTTCAAAGGAAGGACGTCGCTGTTTAAAGAAGAAATGAAGAACGGGAACATCTCCTTAAAACTGTCCGGAGTGAAACTCTCTGATGCTGGAAACTACACCTGCTTTGTTCCAACACTAAGAGGTTCTTTTCAGAAAGACTCTGTTCAACTCATTGTTG GTGCAGCATCTAAACCACGGGTCACTATTGTGGGTGTTGATCCCATGGGTGTCATCCTGGAGTGTGAGGCTGGAGGGTTGATCTACAAACCCGAGACGACCTGGCTGGACAGTGATGGAAACATCCTCCCTGGTGGATctacagagacagggacagactcAGATGGTCGCCACAGTGTGAGAGGACATGTGACCATCCAGAAGACTGACAACAACATGTTCACCTGTAGAGTTCAACAGCAGCAGATCAACCACAAGATGGAGACAGAAATTAATGTCAcag ATCGAATGTTTCCTGAGCCATGCCAGTCCTGGTTGTCTGGGTTTCTGATCGGTGGTCTGATCGGTGGTCTGATCGGTGGTCTTGTTTTATTGATTGTTGTAGTTGTAGTTCTCTGCATCCTGAAGAGTAAAGGTCTACTGCACTGGGGAAGAG GAGTATTAAACAGGAATCCACAGCAGAATGGGAATCCACTGTTGTGA
- the LOC117593953 gene encoding butyrophilin-like protein 10 isoform X1 → MELQRRDYLICIMESLKRVIFSLLFLPLLPVCRAEDTVQVVSQSEPVLAIVGDDVILPCSLRTTIRTVSAVGESVEWQRPDLQPKEVHFYRSREDYNDDQNNNYRGRTSLFKEEMKKGNISLKLTRVKFSDAGKYTCFVPTLKGSFQKDSVQLIVAATSSPEISIVGVDDMGVILKCEAGGLMYRPEMTWLDSDGNILPDGSTETETDSEGRYTVRGHVTTQKTDNNTFTCRVQQQQINHKMETEINVPDRMFPEPCQSWWRAWGFGGLTWGLFVLVVVVVVLYILKSKALLHWRRGGLKNDPQINRTSLQNKIPLLNGISNGNALSNGNLQNGFLPNDVEGGV, encoded by the exons ATGGAACTTCAACGGCGCGATTATTTGATTTGTATAATGGAGTCTCTGAAACGAGTGATTTTCAGCCTTTTATTCCTGCCACTTCTCCCCGTCTGCAGAGCGGAGGATACAG TCCAGGTTGTGAGCCAGTCAGAACCAGTTTTGGCCATCGTaggtgatgatgtcatcctCCCTTGTTCTCTGAGAACCACCATCAGAACCGTCAGCGCTGTTGGTGAATCAGTGGAGTGGCAGAGACCAGACCTCCAACCTAAAGAGGTGCATTTCTACCGTAGCCGTGAGGACTACAATGATGACCAgaacaacaactacagaggaAGGACGTCTCTGTTTAAAGAAGAAATGAAGAAAGGGAACATCTCCTTAAAACTGACCAGAGTGAAATTCTCTGATGCTGGAAAATACACCTGCTTTGTTCCAACACTAAAAGGTTCTTTTCAGAAAGACTCTGTTCAACTCATTGTTG CTGCAACTTCTTCTCCAGAGATCTCTATTGTGGGAGTTGATGACATGGGAGTCATCCTAAAGTGTGAGGCTGGAGGGTTGATGTACAGACCTGAGATGACCTGGCTGGACAGTGATGGAAACATCCTCCCTGATGGatctacagagacagagacagactcagAGGGTCGCTACACTGTGAGAGGACATGTGACCACCCAGAAGACTGACAACAACACGTTCACCTGTAGAGTTCAACAGCAGCAGATCAACCacaagatggagacagagattaatgtcccag aTCGAATGTTTCCTGAGCCATGCCAGTCCTGGTGGAGGGCCTGGGGGTTTGGGGGTCTGACCTGGGGTCTGTTTGTATTGGTTGTTGTAGTTGTAGTTCTCTACATCCTGAAGAGTAAAGCTCTACTGCACTGGAGAAGAG GAGGATTAAAAAACGATCCACAAATAAACAGGACGTCTCTGCAGAATAAGATTCCACTGTTGAATGGGATTTCGAATGGGAATGCACTGTCCAATGGGAATCTGCAAAACGGATTCTTGCCCAATGATGTTGAGGGTGGTGTCTAG
- the LOC117593953 gene encoding butyrophilin-like protein 10 isoform X3, with protein MELQRRDYLICIMESLKRVIFSLLFLPLLPVCRAEDTVQVVSQSEPVLAIVGDDVILPCSLRTTIRTVSAVGESVEWQRPDLQPKEVHFYRSREDYNDDQNNNYRGRTSLFKEEMKKGNISLKLTRVKFSDAGKYTCFVPTLKGSFQKDSVQLIVAATSSPEISIVGVDDMGVILKCEAGGLMYRPEMTWLDSDGNILPDGSTETETDSEGRYTVRGHVTTQKTDNNTFTCRVQQQQINHKMETEINVPDRMFPEPCQSWWRAWGFGGLTWGLFVLVVVVVVLYILKSKALLHWRRGPGLGNAEED; from the exons ATGGAACTTCAACGGCGCGATTATTTGATTTGTATAATGGAGTCTCTGAAACGAGTGATTTTCAGCCTTTTATTCCTGCCACTTCTCCCCGTCTGCAGAGCGGAGGATACAG TCCAGGTTGTGAGCCAGTCAGAACCAGTTTTGGCCATCGTaggtgatgatgtcatcctCCCTTGTTCTCTGAGAACCACCATCAGAACCGTCAGCGCTGTTGGTGAATCAGTGGAGTGGCAGAGACCAGACCTCCAACCTAAAGAGGTGCATTTCTACCGTAGCCGTGAGGACTACAATGATGACCAgaacaacaactacagaggaAGGACGTCTCTGTTTAAAGAAGAAATGAAGAAAGGGAACATCTCCTTAAAACTGACCAGAGTGAAATTCTCTGATGCTGGAAAATACACCTGCTTTGTTCCAACACTAAAAGGTTCTTTTCAGAAAGACTCTGTTCAACTCATTGTTG CTGCAACTTCTTCTCCAGAGATCTCTATTGTGGGAGTTGATGACATGGGAGTCATCCTAAAGTGTGAGGCTGGAGGGTTGATGTACAGACCTGAGATGACCTGGCTGGACAGTGATGGAAACATCCTCCCTGATGGatctacagagacagagacagactcagAGGGTCGCTACACTGTGAGAGGACATGTGACCACCCAGAAGACTGACAACAACACGTTCACCTGTAGAGTTCAACAGCAGCAGATCAACCacaagatggagacagagattaatgtcccag aTCGAATGTTTCCTGAGCCATGCCAGTCCTGGTGGAGGGCCTGGGGGTTTGGGGGTCTGACCTGGGGTCTGTTTGTATTGGTTGTTGTAGTTGTAGTTCTCTACATCCTGAAGAGTAAAGCTCTACTGCACTGGAGAAGAG gaccaggattgggaaacgcTGAG GAGGATTAA
- the LOC117593953 gene encoding butyrophilin-like protein 10 isoform X2, whose translation MELQRRDYLICIMESLKRVIFSLLFLPLLPVCRAEDTVQVVSQSEPVLAIVGDDVILPCSLRTTIRTVSAVGESVEWQRPDLQPKEVHFYRSREDYNDDQNNNYRGRTSLFKEEMKKGNISLKLTRVKFSDAGKYTCFVPTLKGSFQKDSVQLIVAATSSPEISIVGVDDMGVILKCEAGGLMYRPEMTWLDSDGNILPDGSTETETDSEGRYTVRGHVTTQKTDNNTFTCRVQQQQINHKMETEINVPDRMFPEPCQSWWRAWGFGGLTWGLFVLVVVVVVLYILKSKALLHWRRGPGLGNAEVNH comes from the exons ATGGAACTTCAACGGCGCGATTATTTGATTTGTATAATGGAGTCTCTGAAACGAGTGATTTTCAGCCTTTTATTCCTGCCACTTCTCCCCGTCTGCAGAGCGGAGGATACAG TCCAGGTTGTGAGCCAGTCAGAACCAGTTTTGGCCATCGTaggtgatgatgtcatcctCCCTTGTTCTCTGAGAACCACCATCAGAACCGTCAGCGCTGTTGGTGAATCAGTGGAGTGGCAGAGACCAGACCTCCAACCTAAAGAGGTGCATTTCTACCGTAGCCGTGAGGACTACAATGATGACCAgaacaacaactacagaggaAGGACGTCTCTGTTTAAAGAAGAAATGAAGAAAGGGAACATCTCCTTAAAACTGACCAGAGTGAAATTCTCTGATGCTGGAAAATACACCTGCTTTGTTCCAACACTAAAAGGTTCTTTTCAGAAAGACTCTGTTCAACTCATTGTTG CTGCAACTTCTTCTCCAGAGATCTCTATTGTGGGAGTTGATGACATGGGAGTCATCCTAAAGTGTGAGGCTGGAGGGTTGATGTACAGACCTGAGATGACCTGGCTGGACAGTGATGGAAACATCCTCCCTGATGGatctacagagacagagacagactcagAGGGTCGCTACACTGTGAGAGGACATGTGACCACCCAGAAGACTGACAACAACACGTTCACCTGTAGAGTTCAACAGCAGCAGATCAACCacaagatggagacagagattaatgtcccag aTCGAATGTTTCCTGAGCCATGCCAGTCCTGGTGGAGGGCCTGGGGGTTTGGGGGTCTGACCTGGGGTCTGTTTGTATTGGTTGTTGTAGTTGTAGTTCTCTACATCCTGAAGAGTAAAGCTCTACTGCACTGGAGAAGAG gaccaggattgggaaacgcTGAGGTAAATCATTGA